One region of Aphelocoma coerulescens isolate FSJ_1873_10779 chromosome 12, UR_Acoe_1.0, whole genome shotgun sequence genomic DNA includes:
- the LOC138117752 gene encoding G2/M phase-specific E3 ubiquitin-protein ligase-like produces MAEGKQEAPDAREPACLLCRRAEADPDICGDKWEKHGLCAHVFCLNFASLIFQQDSDRIGLKGFRPRDIQLAVSRVAQQHCCVCGETGATIMCCHEDCDRWFHLPCAKEGHCVTNYITPYRSYCPEHSPEQDATVIPEPGTECPICMEPVEERKSYTTLVCPACKRAWFHRDCIQGQALRAGALYFQCPLCRDDDEFLVQMFIMGIRIPFRSPTWEDNDAFAELGDRHSQCNARKCLYPGGREEAEEEGPWELLLCSSCAAEGTHRRCSGLRNDTPSWECDSCADLGTAPRDEPELYAPRDELELNVPSLAGQSGLEPSHGLEPSHGSAQSEAISPNSGILAPSGVPPLSPSPETSKRSSVQHAPMGQLLQSSSLESSSPCMESEVTSRSSDTSHSRSSGSDRRRNRSRRQSWASNPPVRSRSRRDRSQSTAPRAETPRHRRTPSETSPRCSRSRQRRRASNPPARSRSRRDRSQSTAPRAERPRHRRTPSETSPRRSRTRQRRRASNPPVRSRSRRDRSRRTAPRAETPRPRETASGTSTRSNRSRQRRRASNPPARSRSRRRQKSKVALREAVFGKDMCCVAILEQSDFRKAKRKKKEESETLPQVSEEIYYDIAADLKDLFGPSKNKPENTEDIPLGQRGCAGLCPS; encoded by the exons ATGgcagaagggaagcaggaggcccctgatgccagagagccag catgcctgctgtgcCGCCGCGCAGAGGCTGACCCGGACATCTGCGGCGACAAATGGGAGAAGCACGGGCTCTGTGCCCACGTCTTCTGCCTG AATTTCGCCAGCCTCATTTTTCAACAAGACAGTGATCGGATTGGACTCAAGGGGTTTCGCCCTCGCGATATCCAACTTGCAGTCAGCCGGGTGGCTCAGCAG cactgctgcgtCTGTGGGGAGACTGGGGCCACCATCATGTGCTGTCACGAAGACTGCGACAGATGGTTccacctgccctgtgccaaggaGGGTCACTGTGTGACTAACTACATAACCCCATACAG gtCCTACTGCCCTGAGCACTCCCCAGAACAGGATGCGACGGTGATTCCGGAGCCGGGCACCGAATGCCCCATCTGCATGGAGCCTgtggaggagagaaagagctACACAACACTGGTGTGCCCAGCGTGCAAAAGGGCCTGGTTCCACAGGGACTGCATCCAG ggacaggcctTGCGCGCTGGTGCATTGTACTTCCAGTGCCCCCTCTGCAGAGACGATGATGAGTTTCTTGTCCAAATGTTCATCATGGGGATCCGAATCCCCTTCAGGTCG CCAACATGGGAGGACAACGATGCCTTTGCAGAATTAGGAGACAGGCACAGCCAGTGCAATGCCAGGAAGTGCCTttatccaggaggcagggaggaggcagaggaagaggg GCCCTGGGAACTGCTCCTGtgctcctcctgtgctgctgagggcaCCCACAGGCGCTGCTCTGGCCTCAGAAACGACACACCCAGCTGGGAGTGCGACAGCTGTGCTGATCTGGGCACAG CCCCCAGGGATGAGCCGGAGCTCTATGCCCCCAGGGATGAACTGGAGCTCaatgtccccagcctggctggacaGTCAGGATTGGAACCTTCCCATGGATTGGAGCCTTCCCATGGCTCTGCACAATCCGAGGCCATCAGCCCCAACTCTGGCATCCTGGCACCATCGGGTGTGCCTCCCCTGTCTCCATCTCCAGAGACCAGCAAACGCAGCAGCGTCCAACATGCACCAATGGGGCAGCTGCTGCAATCTTCCtcgctggagagcagcagcccctgcatggAGAGTGAGGTGACATCAAGGTCATCAGACACCAGCCATTCCAGAAGCTCTGGGTCTGACCGCAGGCGAAATCGCTCTCGCCGGCAAAGCtgggcctcaaatccacctgtccgatcgaggagtcgccgtgacaggagccagagcacagcaccaagggctgagacgcccaggcacagaaggacaccatcggagacatcccccagatgcagccgctcccgccagcgacgtcgggcctcaaatccacctgcccggtcgaggagtcgccgtgacaggagccagagcacagcaccaagggctgagaggcccaggcacagaaggacaccatcggagacatcccccagacgcagccgcacccgccagcgacgtcgggcctcaaatccaccggtgcggtcgaggagtcgccgtgacaggagccgcaggacagcaccaagggctgagacgcCCAGGCCAAGGGAGACAGCATCAGGGACATCCACCAGGAGCAACCGctcccgccagcgacgtcgggcctcaaatccacctgcccggtcgaggagtcgcc GGAGACAGAAGAGCAAGGTGGCTCTTAGGGAAGCTGTCTTTGGAAAGGACATGTGCTGTGTTGCTATCCTTGAACAATCTGATTTCAGGAAagccaaaaggaagaagaaagaagagagtgaGACACTGCCTCAAGTGTCTGAAGAAATCTATTACgacattgctgctgatttaaAAGACTTGTTTGGACCTTCaaagaacaaaccagaaaacactgAGGACATACCCTTGGGACAAAGAGGATGCGCAGGACTCTGTCCCAGCTGA